A single region of the Gorilla gorilla gorilla isolate KB3781 chromosome 1, NHGRI_mGorGor1-v2.1_pri, whole genome shotgun sequence genome encodes:
- the OR2T6 gene encoding olfactory receptor 2T6, protein MNENNETLTRGFTLLGLFTHDKGSGFFFGVICAVFFMAMIANGVMIFLINIDPHLHTPMYFLLSHLSIIDTLYISTIVPKMLVDYLMGERTISFIACTAQCFLYMGFMGAEFFLLGLMAYDRYVAICNPLRYPVLISWPVCWMILASSWFGGALDSFLLTPITMSLPFCASHQINHFFCEAPTMLRLACGDRTTYETVMYVCCVAMLLIPFSVVTASYTRILITVHQMTSAEGRKKAFATCSSHMIVVTLFYGAALYTYMLPQSYHTPIKDKVFSAFYTILTPLLNPLIYSLRNKDVMGALKRAVARC, encoded by the coding sequence ATGAATGAAAACAATGAAACTTTGACCAGAGGCTTTACCCTCTTGGGGCTCTTCACTCACGATAAAGGCTCAGGATTCTTTTTCGGTGTCATTTGTGCCGTCTTCTTCATGGCCATGATAGCTAATGGGGTCATGATCTTCCTGATTAACATAGACCCTCATctccacacccccatgtacttcCTCCTCAGCCACCTCTCCATCATTGACACATTATACATCTCCACCATTGTGCCTAAGATGCTGGTAGATTATCTCATGGGCGAGAGGACCATCTCTTTCATTGCCTGCACTGCTCAGTGCTTTCTCTACATGGGCTTTATGGGGGCTGAATTCTTCCTTCTGGGGCTCATGGCCTATGACCGCTATGTGGCCATCTGCAACCCACTGCGCTATCCTGTCCTCATCAGCTGGCCGGTCTGCTGGATGATCCTGGCCAGCTCTTGGTTCGGTGGGGCTTTGGACAGTTTTCTCCTCACCCCCATTACCATGAGTCTCCCGTTCTGTGCCTCTCACCAAATCAATCACTTTTTCTGTGAGGCACCCACCATGCTGAGGCTGGCCTGTGGGGACAGAACCACCTATGAAACAGTGATGTACGTGTGCTGCGTTGCAATGCTGCTGATCCCCTTCTCGGTGGTGACTGCATCCTACACCAGGATTCTCATCACAGTGCATCAGATGACATCAGCTGAAGGGAGGAAGAAGGCCTTTGCCACCTGCTCTTCACACATGATTGTGGTGACATTGTTCTATGGGGCTGCCTTGTATACGTATATGCTTCCCCAATCTTACCACACCCCAATCAAAGATAAGGTCTTCTCTGCCTTTTATACCATCCTCACACCCTTATTAAACCCTCTCATCTACAGTCTGAGGAACAAGGATGTGATGGGTGCCTTGAAGAGAGCTGTGGCAAGATGTTAG